The Meriones unguiculatus strain TT.TT164.6M chromosome 1, Bangor_MerUng_6.1, whole genome shotgun sequence genome has a segment encoding these proteins:
- the Nt5c1b gene encoding cytosolic 5'-nucleotidase 1B isoform X7 yields the protein MSQTSLKQKKKNEPGMRYSKESLDAEKRKDPDKNGARLSTQGSQELPVPNTDSRGYVVRNQWSRTSRSPSTGAPSVEEPRSKSTVVKQAPNSAATSRTSSASPSHHETSPPPQATEKPSTQQTPQTRPVTTVESQPPTPPEAEHNNRRTSKMYANTDNWAHRENREPRDYAHSCDSRELMPKSTREYPRTPPTEWKSYAQRRMQYANSMDVDPECLNEAQQRHKQQLEEDEVDEAYWSSPKPKHAITIAVSSRALFNMVDDRKIYEEEGLEKYMEYQITNENVILTPGPAFRFVKALQHVNTRLRDLYPDEQDLFDIVLMTNNHAQVGVRLINSVNHYGLLIDRFCLTGGKSPIGYLKAYLTNLYLSADSDKVQEAIKEGIASATMFTGTKDIAYCDTQLRVAFDGDAVLFSDEAEHIAKEHGLDKYFQHDTLFENKPLAQGPLKGFLEDLGKLQKKFYAKDERLLCPIRTYLVTARSAASSGARVLKTLRRWGLEIDEALFLAGAPKGPILVKIRPHIFFDDQMFHIESLQKFGTSGAHVPYGVAQKRN from the exons ATGAGCCAAACAtctttgaaacagaaaaagaaa AATGAGCCTGGGATGAGGTACTCAAAAGAGAGTCTAgatgcagagaaaagaaaagatcctGACAAAAATGGAGCTCGTCTGAGCACTCAG GGATCTCAAGAATTACCTGTGCCTAATACAGACTCCCGAGGGTACGTGGTGCGAAATCAGTGGTCCCGAACATCACGGAGCCCATCCACCGGAGCTCCATCTGTAGAAGAGCCCAGAAGCAAGAGTACAGTTGTTAAG CAGGCCCCCAACAGTGCCGCGACCTCTAgaacttcctctgcctcccccagccaCCACGAGACATCGCCTCCACCTCAGGCAACAGAGAAGCCCTCCACACAGCAGACTCCACAGACCAGACCTGTCACCACAGTTGAATCACAACCTCCCACACCTCCAGAAGCAGAGCACAACAACAGGCGGACTTCAAAAATGTATGCGAACACTGATAACTGGGCTCACAGGGAGAACAGAGAGCCTAGAGACTATGCTCACAGCTGTGACTCCCGAGAGCTGATGCCTAAGAGTACTCGAGAGTATCCACGAACTCCTCCTACTGAGTGGAAGTCCTACGCCCAACGCCGTATGCAATATGCCAACTCTATGGACGTGGACCCGGAATGTCTGAATGAAGCCCAGCAGCGGCATAAGCAGCAGTTGGAGGAAGATGAGGTGGACGAGGCTTACTGGTCATCC CCCAAACCCAAGCATGCCATCACCATTGCGGTTTCTTCCCGGGCACTTTTCAATATGGTGGATGACAGGAAAATCTACGAAGAAGAGGGTCTGGAAAAGTACATGGAGTATCAGATCACCAATGAGAATGTCATCCTAACTCCAGGGCCAGCATTTCGGTTTGTTAAG GCACTGCAGCATGTCAACACTAGACTCCGTGATCTGTACCCTGATGAACAGGACTTATTCGATATAGTACTCATGACTAATAACCATGCCCAAGTGGGAGTACGGCTTATAAACAGCGTCAATCACTACG GTCTTTTAATCGACCGCTTCTGTTTGACGGGCGGAAAAAGCCCCATTGGCTATTTGAAGGCCTATCTTACCAACTTGTATCTTTCTGCGGATTCTGATAAAGTCCAAGAAGCAATAAAAGAAG GCATTGCCTCTGCAACCATGTTTACTGGAACCAAGGACATCGCTTACTGTGACACACAGCTCCGCGTAGCCTTTGATGGGGATGCTGTCCTCTTCTCCGACGAGGCTGAACATATTGCCAAAGAACATGGGCTGGACAAGTACTTCCAACATGATACACTCTTTGAGAATAAGCCTCTTGCTCAG GGTCCCCTTAAAGGCTTCCTGGAAGATTTAGGCAAACTGCAGAAGAAATTCTACGCCAAAGACGAACGGTTACTCTGTCCCATCAGGACCTACTTGGTTACAGCCCGGAGTGCAGCTAGTTCTGGCGCCCGTGTGCTCAAGACCCTTCGCCGCTGGGGTCTAGAGATAGATGAAGCTCTTTTCTTGGCTGGGGCCCCCAAAGGTCCCATCTTGGTGAAGATTCGGCCCCACATCTTCTTTGACGACCAGATGTTCCACATCGAATCACTACAGAAATTTGGCACCAGCGGGGCCCATGTGCCTTATGGCGTTGCTCAAAAACGCAACTAG